From Theropithecus gelada isolate Dixy chromosome 5, Tgel_1.0, whole genome shotgun sequence:
ACATGTGTACATCACCCTTTAAATGCTTTTCCTGAGTATTCTATGAAGTCTGGGGATCTTTGAATGCTATTAATCTTAGACAgcaaattttataaagaaactcTTTAAAAGTGGGACTTAATTCTCCTCCATAGTGAGTTTTTAAGCAGAGGATACGTGGATTCCTTTGCCTCTTGACAGGCTCAAGTTCCATCCACCTCCCAGGCAGCTTTTTGAGTCTTTCATGGAAGCCTGCTTTTAATATATGccataattttcttcttaattcaaGCCACATGTTCAAATTTGAGGCTTAAATTCTCATTCcattattttctaagaaatgttAAACATTAAACAACAAGTATATTATCAAAATACTCCTGTATTATTTATAACTGAATAACTGTTTTCAAAGAAACTGTCCTCCCTAATGAATAAGAATGCAAACTCCACGTGTATCTAGGGTTCTGTGAGTGAAGAAGCTTGAGTTCGCCCCATCAGCTTCCGCAAGGTTATTTTTACGTATAGTCTCATGCTTATTTGTATGGGGAAGTTCTTTTTCCTGGAAAAGGTTTAACTAAGCACAAAACTAAAACCCAGAGCAAGGATAAGGGAAGAATGCAGGTGTTCTTAGCGGTAATATCAGCATCAGGGAATCTTTCTCTTAAACACTGGAACTGGTGGAGTTGAAGAACTTTTCCTGtgaagcagaaacaaaaacaaaattgtcatGTTTAGAGAAACACAAGAAACTGTGGCTTTCCTCCGGAGATAGCAGGCAAGGACTGTCATGTATACTGGCTTCTAGTTTGGTTTACTGAGTTGCTGGAATGTGCTACCCCTACTCCATCTGATAAGCAATAATGGTGAAAAACACACATTTGTCTTAGGAACTTCTCATAAATTCAAATTGGTCCCTATTTTGACTGCTCAGGAAAGGGAAACTCTTCAGTACAAGTTGGAATCTGAAACCCCTTGTTATGCCTGACTTACTTTCTCAACAATTGCATTATTCTCTGTATCCATTCAGCTTGAGGGTCCACACACACAACTGACTTGTTCTTCTTCCAGACtctgggggaaaataaaaattaaataattcagtGTTACATTTTAGTCAATCCTATacttttaataaagaaaagagttggGTATGAAACTAATTATTCCTAGATGAAGTGAAATTGGAGCTGGGCAGTTTTGGATCTAGAATAGGTGATTTGTAGCATGGGGTCACAGGAATAAGAAAACAACCATTTGTGGCCCAGTATGTGTGAGCTGGTGGGGTTGAATCCAAAGCTGAGACGGCCTCACATGTCAGAAGTTAGTGTTTTGTTGATAACCTTTACGTGTGTTGGAGAACAACCAAATAACTGACTCCAAGATTGGCTCACTTCTCAAGTTATATCacaatatctttaaaatgtgcTTATCTGTTGCATTGCATTTGGGAGAACAAAATAAGCTATAGAAAATACTCTCTTGAGAACTTgaatttcactgaaaaaaaaattcagtacaaTTTCACATGGGGGGCATGCCGCAGAGCAGATTGCTTGGAGTGACATCTGCATTTTGTCGCATTACCACTTAGCAAGATTTTTCCTGCTCTAAGATATTAAGCAATAGCAAAAGTGGCAATGATAATTAATAGCTAGTATTTATCAGGTACTTAAACACACCAGGCCCTATGTTTAGCAGGTAACATGGATTGtttcaattcatctcacaaaaaTCCTTTGCTGGAGAAACTATTATTTCCTTACCTTCTGATGATGAACCTAGGCTTAGCaaatttaaataacttgttcaagatTGCACAACAAATACGTGATACAGCAGGATTCAAATGAAGATTATCTGACTCCACAACCCACACTTTTCTTCACTGTTTTTCATGAGCATGACCTGAGTGGTTACCAAGTTCCAGACATAGTGTTAAATGCTTTTATCTGCAGTGGAAAAGTGAGGTCTCCCAGATAGCAGAAAACTGGGAGACTCTACCCTTTATTGGTGTGAACTCAAACAAAACACAATTCCTTTATATGTCATTTGTCTTAGTTATAAAGTGACAAACAGCCAgcagcatggtagctcatgcctgtaatcccagcactttgggaagctgaggtaggcagattgcttgaggccaggagttcgagactagcctgggtaacttaatgagaccccagctctacaaaaatttggaaaaaaaagctagctgggcatggtggtgtgcacctgtagtcccagttactcgggaggctgaggagggaggcttgcttgaacccaggaggttgaggctgcagtgagccatgattgtgctactgcactaaagcctgggcagaagagtgagatcctgtctcaaaaaaaaaaaaaaagaaccctccaaaaccaaacaataaaacaaaccacaaaaaccccaaaacaaaaaagacaaacagcaaGGATCCATCCATCTAATTTTGAAACTGCACCTTTGCACGTAAATCTTAGAGACGTCAGAGGGCATGGAACAGTTGGGTTTTCAGGCAGATACTTCCAGTTGGTTTCTGAGTTCATGATGGAAAGACAGATTTCTGACCATCTGGACTCACAGTATTTTCACCTCTGATTGGCATGAATTTCTCATAATAATTTGAAACTTTCATTTCTGTATCTGGTTAATATTCATAAATGCAGAATTTGATGAAAAGATATGAAATcagatttttgtcatttcaaaacaATCAACGTTAAAGCAGAGAAAATTAAGGTGCATTACCTTCCTTGGCTGACAGGCAAGAGACTTGAGTCAtgacagagaaaatggaatcaaAAGAAAGGGGTCCCAGTTTTCTAAACAGCCAGGGGAACTGCTCCCAAATAAGTCATGGCTAGACTTCACATCTCTGAGTTTGATGGCAATAATTGTAGTTTAGTTAGACATTATTGTTAAAGACATTAGTGAAATGCCTTTTTAGTGAAAACTATAATGCCTTTTTAGTGAAAAATTACCATAAGCTTTTGATATCCCGTATTTCAACTGGTCCGAGGCCCCAAGCACTGGTAACAAAATGTGACAAACAGGAAGTAGCTGCTTACAGACATTGCAAAAATCTAAAGAAGTCCATGGGAAGAGCCACTAATGAATGCCAAGTCGGGGATGCCCTGAGAAGGATGCTGTGCCTAATACTTCAAGGTGTCGCAAAGAAGAGGCTTTGGAATGGGGAAAATGTGAATGGAGTCCTGGCTAATGCACTTTCTAATCCTTTCTGACGGTGTGTCTCAGGCAGTTGGTTAACCTTCCTAAGCCTCAGCCTGTAAGGAACAATAGGCTTACCTTAATAAAgtggttgaataaataaaatcagtatgttcatgtaaagcacttagctcGGGGCTGCTGCAAGCTAAGCTCTTCGTTACTAACAATTCTCATTATTagtttgagaatttttagcaACACTCAAGTAAATCTCTTCTACATTCTTGAGTAAGACTACTGTATGGTAACATTTAATCTGATTTCATTGGGAGaaagaaatcttatttatttttttcttgaaacttaCATGATTTCTTTCCTTGGACAACCATTCCCACGAGGCGAGATTTGAATTCGATCAATGAAGCGTCTGGGGATAAAGACTGAGCTCTCTTGGACACATCTACACCTCAAGTGTGTGTAATAGACCTCTAGAACACCTGTAAACACAGAATCAATTATTTTAATCCATTGGCATATAATTCATAACTAGAATTTAATTACTAATCTTTCATACTGTACGTTTGAAGATTTAAAAGTTTCAAGTCAGTGCTTCCACTCATATGTCTTTAGTTTGTATATTTCTGCTTGCCTTGGcttgagtatttttaaatgttttctaccaATGtgtagaaactttaaaaataaaattagcttttaggccaggcacggtaacttacacctgtaatcccagcactttgggaggccaaggtgggaggattgcttgaatccaggagtttgagaccagcctgggcaacaaagggagaccccacttcaaaaaccaaacaaacaaagcaaaggaaaacaaaacaaaaattagctttcAGAAAAACACAGCACTTTTTGACATTTGTGATAGTGTTATGTTTGTACTCAGGTGATTGTCCATGTAATAACATTTGAGAACAGCCTCTGTAGGGACTTACAATGCAGTTATAATTAATGCAGTATAAAACCAACGGATTATCTTCACTCCCACCACATAAAAACTGAGGACATGACCTGGCTCTAGGGTCCTGGGAGCAATAACATGCTGGAACAGAGTTTTCTCTATCAGACTCTCTGCcacccttccctttcctctcagaAAATGTCACAAACGTTTTTGTTTAATATGTTGGTCCTCTGTCTAGGTTGCAAATCATTACCAAACAAAAGGCAATCGTAAAAATTCAAaactctttttatttaataaaagcgATTAATGCTGGATGGGTACCATTAGTACCCATCTCATGAATTttaatgggatctaatgaaatcTAAGGAAAAGACATTTATCAGATCTTTTCTATCCAGCCTACTACTGTGCTTgacatacatttataaataaaaaggctCAACTCTCAAGATGTGTATAATTTAGTAGgggaaacaagcaaacaaaagctaaaataccacagaaagttctattacGCTCAACATCTAATGTGTGTGCTGAGAACAGAAGATGTAGTAAGAGTTACCTCTGCCGGGAGCCATGGGAAAGCCCCACGGAGAAAGCAAGAAATTAGGGTTTTGAAGAGTGAAAATAACATGTGAAGCAAAATTAAAACTGGGGGAGAAACCTCCTCTGTGTTTTAAGAACAAAAATTTGGTCTTCTAAATCTgaacagaaggcttctttctgcacatgtatccattCCTTCAGCCACATAAAACTTACTACTTCAACTGGATATTTATCCATTTACACAAAGATAGCTGCCCCACTTAGACATGGAAGTCTGCTTCTTTGCAGAATGTGTGTAAATACCCCTGGTGTACTCACAATGGTGTACTCGATGTCAGATCTAACCACCTGGAATTACATGAAGCATGTTCACTGCAAGAGACCAGTAGAGTTCAATAATCTTTAAACCCTATATAGGGTTTGGTCAGAGTGGGTAACATTGAGAGGCAGAACAAAGAAGAGCTACCTGTAAAGAATTATATATAGCAGGAGCGGAATCTGAAAAAGGCCAGGAATATACAAGCCTAATATAATTCACATGAATACTGGACTTCTGGTAtctcttttttctgtaaataaaaatcttaacaaTATAAAGACTTCCAATTTTGAAGAGTTAAATTCCTAAACACCTTACTTTGAGAAATCTAGAAGCAGCAGAGCAGTTTTTTCCCCCTGTAGTCAGACTTCTCTGCAGTtgttaattgaaagaaaattGAAGTGGTTAAAGACTATTTCTGTTCAACAAACAGTGAAACATAAGTGAAAGATCTCACCTTGGACTGGAGAGAGGCTGCTGACCAGCAGCATGAGAAGCAGAGATGCCGAGATGAACTTCATTCTGTCTGGAGGTAGAGTTCAGACTTGAGCTCTGAGTCCAGGCTGTGGGTTTTCAGTACCAGAGACTCCTATTTATTTATACCAGTAAGGGCCCTCCCACTGCCTTTGTCTCCAGTAGGTCAGCTGCATCATCAGTTTTAAAAGCCCCCAAATATTGCTGagcttgcttttttaaaacttctcttgCAAACTTTATAAATTTGTTTCAGAGCACTATAATAAAATAGTTCTTGCAAACGTGGACTACAAGTGCCAGAGATGCTGGAGAAATCtgagggtgggagagaggaaaaTCTATCAGCTTGGAAGCTCCGAAGCACTGTCTTTAGTAGCGCTATTGGTGATGGTGGCTTTGATTGCTTCTCTCAGTGCAGGGTGAGCCAGGTTTCTCCGTGGGATTAGATATATACTCCATGACATTGGGGACTCCATCGAGCACATCACATCCCTAGCATGTGGAAGGGATTCCGGCCTttggtaggtgctcagtaaatatttgcacACCAGATGAATGTCTCTCTATATACAGATCCTAACGCTGATTATGCTATTGATTTTCCTACCAGTCTTTTCCATCTCTTATTTTACTATGTGAAATATATGATTACTTGTGTAATCTGACCATCATGGAATTCTTAGAAGGGGGCAGTAGGCGTCCCCTGCTTTGTGTGCCTCTGTCTGCATGAAGGGAGGGAGACAACAGCCTTGAGGAAGAGAATCTCTCTGGCTGTCGTGTGTAAGTCCGTGAGCTTGAGAACCATGTGGCAGGGGAGGGAGTTATTAGAACTACATTAGAGGGTGAACCCCATATTACAGTCTGtttgatataaatatatgtgaagtTTAGTTTTGATCCCACCAACTAGTCCATGGGGACAATAGCCCACAGCCTATCCCATTTTCTAGGAgctctttgattaaaaaaaaaaaaaaaaagtacatagaaAGTGGCTAGTCTGGCCTCGAGTACCACTAAACTGCCCTGGAAGTGGACAAGGATGATGTATCAAACCAGACCCACTGAACTCCTAAGAAATCAGAGGTGTGGGCTTCCTGGCGTGATTTCCTAAACAATTTGGTTTTTGCTAATCAATTAGCATTGTGGATGTTTAGCATCCCAGGTGCCTCAGTATGCATGGGGGCGGAAGTGGAGGAGTGGTAATGCCACACAACCTTCACACAAAAGCAGTTCTCCAGTCGGCCTGAACGCAGTGATAGGGCACTCATTGATCTTGAGGCAGCCCATTCTATTGTTTG
This genomic window contains:
- the CXCL13 gene encoding C-X-C motif chemokine 13 — protein: MKFISASLLLMLLVSSLSPVQGVLEVYYTHLRCRCVQESSVFIPRRFIDRIQISPRGNGCPRKEIIVWKKNKSVVCVDPQAEWIQRIMQLLRKKSSSTPPVPVFKRKIP